Proteins encoded within one genomic window of Pristis pectinata isolate sPriPec2 chromosome 5, sPriPec2.1.pri, whole genome shotgun sequence:
- the sgce gene encoding epsilon-sarcoglycan isoform X3 codes for MENIASCIALLFVYSIFSQVQSDRNLYPSSGVLFVHVLKREYFKGEFPPYSSKLADARNDPITFKTNLKGYPDRPGWLRYIQRTPYSDGVLYGSPTIENADKTTIIEITAYNRRTYETARHTLIVNIMASNDYPLPYQAEFFVKNMNVEEMLASEVIGDFLGAVKNVWQPDRLNAINITSALDRGGRVPLPINNMKEGVYVMVGTDMAFSSCLREVETPQNQQKCSQEMEPSISCDKKFRAQFDIDWCKLSLVDKSKTPSVAHEVVRGDGILPDDGEYKPPLTNLKSKDYYTDFVITLAVPIAVALVLFVILGYIMFCRREGVQKRDMQTPDIQLVHHSSIQKSTKELRNMSKNREAAWPLSTLPVFNPVTGEIMPPLHHSDNCDTSNMPLMQTQQNHPLQTQLPQQQGADKWQT; via the exons TGTATTCCATCTTTTCACAAGTGCAATCAGATCGGAATCTTTATCCATCTTCTGGAGTCCTTTTTGTGCATGTTTTGAAGAGAGAGTACTTTAAAGGGGAATTTCCTCCCTACTCAAGCAAACTTG CTGATGCCAGGAATGATCCAATTACGTTTAAGACAAATCTGAAAGGATACCCGGACAGACCTGGCTGGCTACGATACATTCAAAGAACTCCATACAGTGACGGAGTACTTTATGGATCACCAACCATTGAAAATGCTGACAAGACAACAATCATTGAG ATCACAGCTTATAACAGAAGAACATATGAAACTGCACGCCATACTCTGATTGTCAACATCATGGCTTCAAATG ATTATCCTTTGCCATATCAAGCGGAGTTTTTTGTGAAGAACATGAATGTGGAAGAGATGTTGGCGAGTGAGGTCATTGGTGATTTCCTTGGAGCAGTGAAGAATGTTTGGCAGCCTGATCGTCTCAATGCCATCAATATCACCTCAGCTCTCGACCGAGGTGGGCGAGTGCCTCTTCCCATCAATAATATGAAGGAAGG GGTTTATGTCATGGTGGGTACGGATATGGCATTCTCATCGTGTCTAAGAGAGGTGGAAACTCCTCAGAACCAGCAGAAGTGTAGCCAGGAGATGGAACCCAGCATAAGCTGTGACAAAAAGTTCAGAGCCCAGTTTGACATTGACTGGTGTAAACTGTCTTTG GTTGATAAATCGAAGACACCTTCGGTGGCCCACGAGGTGGTTCGAGGAGATGGTATCTTGCCTGATGACGGGGAGTATAAGCCACCATTAACTAACCTGAAGAGCAAGGATTATTACACAGACTTTGTCATTACGCTGGCAGTACCAATTGCTGTTGCCCTAGTGCTGTTTGTCATCCTTGGTTACATCATGTTCTGCCGTCGAGAAGGAGT GCAAAAGAGAGACATGCAAACACCAGA CATCCAGTTGGTTCATCACAGCTCCATCCAGAAGTCAACTAAGGAGCTTCGAAACATGTCAAAGAACCGGGAAGCAGCTTGGCCTCTCTCCACACTGCCAGTGTTTAATCCAGTAACTGGTGAGATCATGCCACCCCTTCACCATTCAGACAACTGTGACACCTCCAACATGCCACTCATGCAGACACAACA